In the Parashewanella tropica genome, GAATAATTGCTGATTACAATACGGTAAATTTGACTAAAGTCATCAATATCCTTGAGGGACAACAAAACAATTTCAGCTTTTAAATTTTATGAATTAGGCGTTGTGATTAAGCCGCTTTATTTCATTTATAAAAGGGGAAGAAGGTGAAAGGCATACTCTTAAGCATGTTGATAGTCATGTTTCCAGCTATGGCCAATAGTGCAGACATTCATTATGGCGATTGGAAGATTATTACTTCTGCAAAGGACATTACTGCTCGTTCAACGTCTTCGAATCATCCCGAAGCTGCGCTTAGTTTGGTCTGTAGTGCAGATCATCAAAATTGTTTCATTCAGTTTTCTGCCCAATACTCCTGTAAAACAGGCTCTAAAATGCCTTTATATTTAGATATTGATTCATCGGATGGATTTATTGGGAGTGTTTGCAAAAACAATCAGTGGAAAGTATCAGGCTATCCCTTACCATTTATTCAAACGATATTTGATAAGCTACTTAACACAAGAAAGCCTTTCTCAGTAACTCTAGGTCACACCGATGTTCATTATACCTTTAGTATTAAAGGGATAAAAAAAGCGATTGTGGCTATTGAAGGTGGGCTGAATAACTTCAGTTTTAATTTCTAAAGTACCACCAAATGGCTGCAAGATTTCTTGTCGTTTCAAAATACAAAAATTAATTTTTGATTATTATACATTTACCCAGACTTGGTATCTGGGTATAATCCGTCCGCAATATTTCACCTTCAACCCTACACCTCAAGGGAGATGTTGCCGTGCTAAGACTCAAAAAAGAAGCGCTCACGTTTGACGATGTATTACTCGTGCCTGCTCATTCTACAGTCCTCCCAAACACAGCCAATTTACAAACTCGCCTAACTCAAACCATCAATCTTAATGTGCCAATCGTTTCCGCTGCTATGGATACCGTAACCGAAGCTCGCTTAGCGATTTCAATGGCTCAGGAAGGCGGTTTAGGTTTTATTCATAAAAATATGAGCATCGAACAACAAGCTGAAGAAGTTCGAAAAGTAAAAATTTATGAAGCAGGCATCATTCAGCAACCTGTTACCGTTTCACCAAGTACAACCCTAAAAGAAGTGAGAGAGTTAACTCACCGTAATGGTTTTGCTGGCTATCCGGTTATCAATGATTCAAACGAATTAGTAGGCATTATCACTGGTCGTGATGTTCGCTTTATTACTGATTGGAACATCACGGTTGAACAAGTGATGACACCAAAAGAGCGTTTAGTTACCGTGAAAGAAGGTACAGCTCTGGTTGATGTTCAAGCGCTAATGCATACCAATCGTATTGAAAAAATCTTAGTGGTCGATGATAACTTCAAACTCAAAGGTTTGATCACAGTTAAAGATTTTGAGAAAGCCGAGCGTAAGCCTAATGCTTGTAAAGACGAGCTTGGTCGATTACGTGTTGGTGCAGCCGTTGGTGCTGGTGCAGGTAACGAAGAGCGTGTAGATGCGCTGGTTAAAGCTGGCGCTGATGTGTTGTTGATTGACTCATCTCACGGTCACTCGGAAGGTGTTCTTCAGCGTATTCGTGAAACTCGTGCTAAGTATCCTGATTTACAAATCGTGGGCGGCAACGTAGCAACCGCGGAAGGGGCTTTAGCCTTAGTTGAAGCGGGCGTAAATGCGGTAAAAGTGGGTATTGGCCCGGGCTCTATTTGTACCACTCGTATCGTTACAGGTGTTGGTGTTCCTCAAATTACGGCGGTTTCTGATGCCGCTGAAGCGTTAAAAGATTTGGATATTCCCGTGATTGCTGATGGTGGTATTCGTTTTTCTGGTGATTTAGCTAAAGCACTAGCCGCTGGTGCATCGTGCATCATGGCAGGCTCTATGTTTGCGGGTACAGAAGAAGCTCCGGGTGAAACCATTTTATTCCAAGGTCGTACTTATAAGTCATATCGTGGTATGGGTTCTTTAGGAGCGATGTCTCAAGGTTCATCAGACCGTTATTTCCAAACCGATAATGCCGCTGACAAGCTAGTGCCAGAAGGCATTGAAGGTCGAGTACCCTACAAAGGGCACTTAAAAGAAATCATCCACCAGCAAATGGGCGGTTTGCGCTCATGCATGGGGCTAACAGGTTGTGCCACGATTCAAGAGCTGAATACCAAAGCTGAGTTTGTAAAAGTAACTTCAGCAGGCATGGGTGAGTCGCACGTGCATGATGTCACCATGACGAAAGAAGCGCCTAATTACCGTACTGGTGTGTAGGTTTTAGAGAGTGTTCTAAGGAGCAACTTTGCCAACGCCAACTGAAGCGCACGTCCTTGTGCTGACGACCGTGACTTCCTGTCACGGACGGTTGTCTTATGGCAAAGTCGCCCCTTATAAGTCGACGCTTTTATCTAAAATGAACATCATAATTATCAGAAAATAAAGAATCATAATTACTTCCGAATGGGAGTGATTTATCATACTAAAGGTCAAACATGAACGATATCCATGAGCATAAGATCCTGATCTTAGACTTCGGCTCTCAATATACTCAGCTTATTGCCCGTCGTATCCGTGAAATCGGTGTTTATTGTGAATTATGGGCGTGGGATGTTTCTGAACAAGACATTCGTGAATTTGCGCCTAACGGTATTATCCTTGCGGGTGGCCCTGAAAGTGTAACGGCTGAAAACTCTCCTCGCGCTCCTGAATACGTATTTAACGCTGGTGTTCCTGTGTTGGGTATCTGCTATGGCATGCAAACTATGTCAGAGCAATTGGGTGGTAAAGTTATCCAAGGTGTTGGCGAAGGTGAGTTTGGTTACGCCCAAGTTGAAATGATCTCAGAATCAGCCTTGTTCAAAGACATTGAAGATGCTGTATCTGAGCATGGCAAGCCGCTTCTTGATGTGTGGATGAGCCACGGTGATAAGGTTTCAGAAATCCCTGATGACTTTAAAGCTGTAGCGCAAACTGAAACATGTCCATACGCCATCATGTCGAATGAAGACAAGCGCTTTTATGGTGTTCAGTTTCACCCTGAAGTAACTCATACTCGTCAAGGTCTACGTATTTTATCTAACTTCGTATTAGATATTTGTCAGTGTGATGCCAACTGGAAACCAGCAAACATCATCGAAGATGCGGTTGCTCGTATTAAAGAGCAAGTGGGCGATGATGAAGTTATTTTAGGTCTTTCAGGTGGTGTTGATTCATCGGTTGTGGCTATGCTGCTTCACCGTGCTATTGGCGATAAGCTGACGTGTGTGTTCGTTGATAATGGCTTACTGCGTTTGAATGAAGCCAAGCAAGTAATGGAAATGTTTGGCGATCACTTTGGTTTAAACATCGTGCATGTCGATGCTGAAAACCGTTTCCTTGAAGCCTTAAAAGGTGAAGCTGATCCAGAAACCAAGCGTAAGATCATTGGTCACGTCTTTGTTGAGATCTTCGATGAAGAATCTAAAAAGTGTGTGAACGCTAAATGGTTAGCACAAGGCACCATCTATCCTGATGTGATTGAATCTGCGGGAAGTAAAACGGGTAAAGCGCATGTGATCAAGTCTCACCATAACGTAGGTGGGTTGCCTGACGATATGGAGCTTGGTTTAGTTGAGCCATTACGTGAGCTGTTTAAAGACGAAGTTCGTAAGATCGGTCTTGAGTTAGGCTTGCCATATAACATGCTTTATCGTCATCCATTCCCTGGTCCGGGTCTTGGTGTACGTGTGCTTGGTGAAATCAAAAAAGAATACTGCGATTTGCTACGTCGTGCTGATGCTATCTTTATTGAAGAGTTGCATGCCGCTGATTTGTATAACAAAGTCAGTCAAGCTTTTACTGTGTTCTTGCCTGTTCGTTCAGTGGGCGTAATGGGTGATGGTCGTAAATACGATTGGGTTGTATCACTTCGTGCCGTTGAAACCATCGACTTTATGACGGCGCATTGGGCACACTTACCGTATGACTTCTTAGGTCGAGTATCGAATCGCATCATTAACGAAATCGATGGTATTTCGCGCGTGGTTTATGATATTTCAGGTAAGCCACCAGCTACTATTGAGTGGGAATAATTATTAATGCCGATTATTGGCTATTATTTAGCTTAACAACTGCTGAATAAAGTCACATTTGTAGTAAAAACAAAGTGATATATTTGTAAAATATCACTTTGTTTATTTCAAGTTCAAGGTACGCAATGGCTGGTAGGCCAGTTTTTTCTTTAGGAGGAGAGCAAAGCTGGTTTGACCCTAGTTATCAACTGTCTCCTCTTGATGCATTGACACTTAATTATACTCATGATTGGCTTTATACTCCCCAAGGTAATAATGAAGTGTTAGTACCAACATCTGAATATTTTAAAGCTCATGGTAGTGGTGCATCACCTCAAAGCGCGGACTATCAGTTTGTTCAGTGTTCACAAAGTATTCCTCCCCAAATACCAGATCCAGATCAGCATAGTCTTGATGATGAGTTTTCGGATGATGATTCTTATAAAAGTGGCTCTGATGGTAGTGACAGAGAAGCAAAGCCTGATGTCGCGCTAGAATGTATGCCTTGGAGTAAAGCAAAAGCCTTCCGCTTGATTCAATTATCCAAAACGCCAGAGGGCAATCTTTGTCGGCCTTGCATTAGTGAACCAGTGCAACAACCAAATACAACACACTTACCTGATCTCATTCCATTAGTAAACTCAGTTCCAACAAACAATGAGATACCAAAGCACGATGACTCAAAATGTACTATGAGTAGAAAAAAAGGAGACGTTTTTACTAATGGCGACGTGTCCTATTTTTTGAATGAAAAGCTTGAACAATGGGGGGAGAGGGTTGTTCACATTTTGAAGGGAGGCGATGAACAGGAAGCGAAAGGTATTTTAAAGCTCTTCTTTACAGCTTGTTTACAGCATGTTAGCGAAACTTATAATGGTGGCTATTCTGCGCAAGTTGAAAAAGTAGAACAAGTATTTAAGGAGTGCAATAAGGTACTTTCTTGTCCTCTCATGGTGATACTAAAGCCAATCCCATGTGAAGTTTTCGAGTGTTATATTCGATTATGTTGTGAATATGGTCGATTCCCCTTAGCTGAAGATATGCTCTTTAATCAAATTGAGCTGGTTTATAAACAAAAACCAACTGTTACTTGTATCATTGATTTTCTGAAATGTTGTCGTCTCCTGAAAAGAGCAGATAAAATAGAGCTTTTGATATCCGAAAAACTGAATTATTGGCATATACAAGCTACACCGGAAATGTATCTAGAATTATTTCAGTCTTACTACAACTTAGGGAAGATTGATAAAGTTCAGCGATTTATGATCATGAATTTGGAAGTTATAATACCAACACAAGGTGCTTTACGTTGTGTTGATGCTTTTATTAGCTTTTGTGCAAATTGTGGGTTACCCGGATACGCTAGATGGGCATTTGAAGTTTGGTTTACTAATAGAGAAAGATATATTAGTCGGGATCATGTAGAAAAATTAAAATTGGCGTGTAAGAATTCGATCAAAGCTCGTAATGGTAACATTAGGGAAAATATTCTTTATGTAATCTCAGTGATTAAATTTCTAAAACAAAAAATAAAAGTAAGCTTGCATCCATGTATTTCGCTACATGAAATTGAGCAGTTTGAAAAATCACTTAATTTAACCCGATTATGGCATTAATAACATCAATCCAAACAGACGAAAAATGGATGCAACGCGCAATGGAGCTTGCAGAGCAAGCTGAAGCTAAAGGTGAAGTGCCTGTTGGCGCTGTGCTGGTGATAGATGACAAAGAAATCGCCTCTGCTTATAACTTGAGTATTGCGGCTCATGATCCTTGTGGTCATGCTGAAATTCGTTGTCTAAGAGAGGCTGGAAAAGCGCTAGAAAACTATCGGCTTATTGATACTACTTTGTATGTCACTCTAGAGCCTTGCAGCATGTGTGCTGGGGCAATTATTCATGCCAGAGTGGGACGCGTCGTGTTTGGTGCAAAAGATGAAAAAACAGGTGCGGCGGGTAGTGCGTGTAATGTGCTGCATCATCCGTCAGCGAATCATATTGTCGATCTTAGCTCTGGAATTTTAGAGCAAGAATGCAGCCATCAACTGAGTCAGTTTTTCAAAAAACGCCGACAAGAAATCAAAGAACTAAAACGCTTAAAACGAGAGCAGGCTGCTGAAAAAATTAATCCTCAGTAGTGAGAAAGTTAAAGAATAACTTTTGTCGTTTGATCACTTGCATGTGACGTTGCTTAAGGTGCATGCGACGTCTGTTTGCTGTATTCACTATTTTTCTTCTCATGATTTACTCCTTTGTAATTAGAAACTGTTTATTTTTCTGTCTCGGAAGGTACAGCTCCTTGTACAGACTATAGCGTAATCTAGGTAAGTAATGTTACAGAAATAAGACTGGATAACGACTTTTTCAAGATTGGATCAAACAAGTAGCAGATTATTAATCAGAAAATACCATTCACATTAATTAATTGTGTTTATAGAGGAGCTTTAGCACAGGAAATATAAGGCGCAATGACGAATCATAGCCGTAGCTATGGTGAGGAATTACAACGCGGTAGTTGCAAAGCTAAAGCTCAATCTAAGGCACAATTAATTGATACGAATGGTATAAAAAACAGTTTTTTGAAAATAGGTCGTAGAAACATGCGGTAAACCCTATGATCTTAGAGTGGGTAGGATGAATTCACTCATCGAATTATCTATAATAGCGCGCAAAAATAAAGGTGATGTTTGCTGATTTTTCGGCTGATTGTGTGCCTGAAAAATTAACAACTCACTACACCCTGTACCCCAACATAAACATAAGGTGAACAGACGTGATGGAGATCATCCGCGGAGCCCCAGCACTTTCGGATTTTAACGTGCAAAAATTGCTGCAAGCATGTCGCAGCCAATCCCTTCCGGTGCAAAATATATACGCCGAATTTATCCACCTCGCTGATACTAGCGCCCCACTCGAAACCACTGAGCAACAACAATTAGAAAAACTGCTTACGTACGGTCCTAAGTTGGAAGTGCATCAGCCACAAGGTCAACTTTTCTTCGTTACTCCTCGCCCTGGCACCATTTCTCCTTGGTCTTCAAAAGCAACCGATATTGCCCACAACTGTGATTTAAGCAAAGTGAACCGTTTAGAACGCGGTATTGCGTATTACGTTGAAAGTGATGCGTTAACTTCTGAGCAGCAGAACGTGCTTTCAGGATTATTGCATGATCGAATGGTTGAAGCGGTATTTACCGATATCGAATCAGCGAGCGTGTTGTTTGTGCAAACCGAACCTAAGCCGTTTACTAGCGTAAACATTTTAGAGGAAGGTCGCACTGCTCTTGAGCAAGCAAACCAATCTATGGGCTTAGCACTTGCGGAAGATGAAATTGATTACTTGGTTGAGAATTTCACTCAACTAGGTCGTAACCCAAATGACATCGAGTTGATGATGTTTGCTCAAGCGAACTCTGAGCATTGCCGTCA is a window encoding:
- the tadA gene encoding tRNA adenosine(34) deaminase TadA; the encoded protein is MALITSIQTDEKWMQRAMELAEQAEAKGEVPVGAVLVIDDKEIASAYNLSIAAHDPCGHAEIRCLREAGKALENYRLIDTTLYVTLEPCSMCAGAIIHARVGRVVFGAKDEKTGAAGSACNVLHHPSANHIVDLSSGILEQECSHQLSQFFKKRRQEIKELKRLKREQAAEKINPQ
- the guaB gene encoding IMP dehydrogenase codes for the protein MLRLKKEALTFDDVLLVPAHSTVLPNTANLQTRLTQTINLNVPIVSAAMDTVTEARLAISMAQEGGLGFIHKNMSIEQQAEEVRKVKIYEAGIIQQPVTVSPSTTLKEVRELTHRNGFAGYPVINDSNELVGIITGRDVRFITDWNITVEQVMTPKERLVTVKEGTALVDVQALMHTNRIEKILVVDDNFKLKGLITVKDFEKAERKPNACKDELGRLRVGAAVGAGAGNEERVDALVKAGADVLLIDSSHGHSEGVLQRIRETRAKYPDLQIVGGNVATAEGALALVEAGVNAVKVGIGPGSICTTRIVTGVGVPQITAVSDAAEALKDLDIPVIADGGIRFSGDLAKALAAGASCIMAGSMFAGTEEAPGETILFQGRTYKSYRGMGSLGAMSQGSSDRYFQTDNAADKLVPEGIEGRVPYKGHLKEIIHQQMGGLRSCMGLTGCATIQELNTKAEFVKVTSAGMGESHVHDVTMTKEAPNYRTGV
- the guaA gene encoding glutamine-hydrolyzing GMP synthase; its protein translation is MNDIHEHKILILDFGSQYTQLIARRIREIGVYCELWAWDVSEQDIREFAPNGIILAGGPESVTAENSPRAPEYVFNAGVPVLGICYGMQTMSEQLGGKVIQGVGEGEFGYAQVEMISESALFKDIEDAVSEHGKPLLDVWMSHGDKVSEIPDDFKAVAQTETCPYAIMSNEDKRFYGVQFHPEVTHTRQGLRILSNFVLDICQCDANWKPANIIEDAVARIKEQVGDDEVILGLSGGVDSSVVAMLLHRAIGDKLTCVFVDNGLLRLNEAKQVMEMFGDHFGLNIVHVDAENRFLEALKGEADPETKRKIIGHVFVEIFDEESKKCVNAKWLAQGTIYPDVIESAGSKTGKAHVIKSHHNVGGLPDDMELGLVEPLRELFKDEVRKIGLELGLPYNMLYRHPFPGPGLGVRVLGEIKKEYCDLLRRADAIFIEELHAADLYNKVSQAFTVFLPVRSVGVMGDGRKYDWVVSLRAVETIDFMTAHWAHLPYDFLGRVSNRIINEIDGISRVVYDISGKPPATIEWE